Below is a genomic region from Geoglobus acetivorans.
AAAGGATTCTCTTCTCTTCAAGGTTTTCAGCCTTTTTCATTTCATCTTCGGTTTTTTTCAGAGCTTTGGTAACTCCTTCAAGTTTTTCCCTGAATTTCTTCGCTCTGCTGTAATACTCATCCGCAATCTCGTGGATCGACTTCCTCAACCACAGTCTTATGGTGTGCCCTTCCAGCTCAACGTCAACCGCATTTTCTTCAGGTATGAGGGCAACGATCTCTTTCAGCTTTCCATTCTTTTTCTGCTCTTCAACTATTTTCATAACTTCTTTCCAGCCCCTGCTCTCCACCGCTTTCCTGAATGAGGAATGTATGGCTTCCATTTTCTGATAATTCTCGTATATGAGGTCTCCAATTCTCCTGAACTTTTCCATCTCCCTTTCAAATCTTTCTTTTGCTTCTTTCTGCTCTCTATATCTCCTTTCGAGTTTTTCAAGAACTTCGTTTCTTTTTTCCTGCTGTTCAACACTTTCAACGGTCTTGGATGAAAAGAAGTCATCTATGGCCTTCCAGTACTCCTCGAAGTATTTTTTATCGTATTTATCGTAAGCGAGAAGCTCCACGGGCTGGTAATCCAGATATTTTCCCTCGTCAAGAACTATGTGCGGCTTTATTTTCCCGGGCATGTAAATCTCATGCATCGCCCTGATTATCCTTCTGATTTCGTCATCCTCAAGCTCGTCGCTCTTCTTGGTTTTATCAACCCCCGCTCTCCTCAGAATCTCTTCGGCGTACAGCCCCCCAGTCCCGAGCCTCCGAGCAATCGTCCTAACGACCTCCCTCCCATCTATTATTTTCCTGAAATCCTCGACCTCCCTCACCTCCCTTGGACTCGGCCTGGGCTCTGGAAACGAGTATGTCGAGCCAATCTTTATCTCATGCTTTAAGGGCATTATAACTCTGAAATTCTCGTCTGCGAGAATAACGTTCCCCTTGCTGAAAAGCTCTGCAATGATGTGCTTTCTTTCCTCTCTCTGAAATGTCAGAACGACGACCCTGTCAAAATCGTGCTGTTTTATGTCCACAACTCTCGCATTGTCGAGGTGCTTTCTTAGGAGCATGGCAAAGGATGAAGGAAAGCGGGGACTCTCCTTTGGGAAAAGGGTTGGATGCACTCTGATTCCTGCCTGAATCGTGAGGTCCACTCTCTGTTTTCCCCTCAGCTTTATTCTGATTTCGTCAGGGGGGTAATGGTATATCTTGTCCACTCTTGCCCCGATCAGCATTTCTCTGATCTCCTCAATCACGATTGAAATGTCAAGAGATGACATTGAGCGCATGGGTGATGTTTCTGGCAACAGGATTTTAACGTTTCCAACAGGTGTTGCATTGCAGAATGTGGGGTGTGTATGAAAAATGCTGGTGATGAAGATTCGACCTTAAGCCACACGGTATCCACTTCATGCTCAGAGGAAGAGTCAAAATCCGGTACTCTCCATTTGTAATGGGGTGATTACCACCCCTGGCCTTCGCTGCACCGTTTCATCCCGACCTGCTGACCTCAACAACCCGCATCGTCTTTCCCTTAGGACATTCAAACGCCTCCCCCACTCCAATAATCTCAAGACTCTCGTCTTTTCCGATATTTGACGGGTTGCAGATGTTGAAGAAACTGCACTCCACATTGCTGCAGTTGCCGTTGATTCTGATTACTGCCCCTTCAACAGCCATCTTGGAATCGACTGCCAAAAGCAGGGGAAGCTCCACAACCTCCACGGCAATCACACCATCATCGTGGAGCTGGCAGGGCTGAACCTCTCCGTTTCTCACACCCACGATTTTGTACTTCGAACCTATTCTCAGCTTTAAGCAGACTTTTTTCAGTCTGCACTGCTCACACTCCTGTGATCCTCCAACAAATGTGAATTCTATACCGGTAATCGCCCAATCTTTACCGCATAGAGTTACTATTTTATTAACCTCATTTTCCATGATTTTTCACCTTTCTTAATTTCTCTCGCAAACAATATTTAAGCTTTGACTAATTAGAGATGATGTTCGAGGAAATGGTTGTTAAAATTCTAAAAGAGAGAAAATTCGACGGTGCGCTGCAAACCGAGCTTGTTGAAATCACCGGAGCGTCAAAATCCAGAATTTCTGAAATTCTGACAAAACTGGAAAAAGAGGGCAGAATAGCTCGAAAAAAAGAAACGGGTAAAAACTACCGGGTGTGGTTGAGGGAATACTCGGAAAGCAGAATAAAGGTGGGCATTTTGAGGGCTACAGAATACGTGAAGCTGATCAGCGCGGGGGATTGCGAATTCATCGTGTACAGTAACGCTCTTGAGCTAACCAGAGACCTTGCCCTCGGAAGGATAGAATTTGCTGCCTCCCCTATTGTAACCCAGGTGATGCTAGGAATCACAATGAAGAGCTTTAAGATTACGGGAAT
It encodes:
- the rqcH gene encoding ribosome rescue protein RqcH — its product is MRSMSSLDISIVIEEIREMLIGARVDKIYHYPPDEIRIKLRGKQRVDLTIQAGIRVHPTLFPKESPRFPSSFAMLLRKHLDNARVVDIKQHDFDRVVVLTFQREERKHIIAELFSKGNVILADENFRVIMPLKHEIKIGSTYSFPEPRPSPREVREVEDFRKIIDGREVVRTIARRLGTGGLYAEEILRRAGVDKTKKSDELEDDEIRRIIRAMHEIYMPGKIKPHIVLDEGKYLDYQPVELLAYDKYDKKYFEEYWKAIDDFFSSKTVESVEQQEKRNEVLEKLERRYREQKEAKERFEREMEKFRRIGDLIYENYQKMEAIHSSFRKAVESRGWKEVMKIVEEQKKNGKLKEIVALIPEENAVDVELEGHTIRLWLRKSIHEIADEYYSRAKKFREKLEGVTKALKKTEDEMKKAENLEEKRILSSIRIARKREWYEKYRWYITSEGFLVIGGRSADMNEEIVSKHLESRDLFFHTEMPGGAATILKKGQDAGEKSIEEAAEFAAIYSALWKEGKHAGEVYYVRPEQVKKAARPGEYLPKGSFFIEGKRNYTTVELKMAVGVDLSNLRLFGGPVDGVMQNCDYYVVLEIGDLSVNEMQTLLARKLVEMAKDDEKHVVRAIASPDEIAKFLPPGRSRIAEPK
- a CDS encoding UPF0179 family protein translates to MENEVNKIVTLCGKDWAITGIEFTFVGGSQECEQCRLKKVCLKLRIGSKYKIVGVRNGEVQPCQLHDDGVIAVEVVELPLLLAVDSKMAVEGAVIRINGNCSNVECSFFNICNPSNIGKDESLEIIGVGEAFECPKGKTMRVVEVSRSG